Proteins encoded within one genomic window of Armatimonadota bacterium:
- a CDS encoding F0F1 ATP synthase subunit alpha — protein sequence MAIRPEEITSILEKELKAFDKSVGVEHVGTVLQIGDGIARVHGLPDCQVGEMLEFPGGTIGLALNLEEDSIGAVLIDDYEHIKEGDPVKETGRIVQVPVGKAMLGRVVNSLGQPIDDGGTIAAEAQSMIETVAPGVVDRQPVTEPLQTGIKAIDTMIPIGRGQRELVIGDRQTGKTAICIDTIINQKPTHEAGGDPVYCIYVAIGQKLANVARVVETLRSHGAMEYTTVVVGGAADSNAMQYLAPSCGAAIGEYFRDNGMHALIIYDDLSKHAVAYRALSLLLRRPPGREAYPGDVFYLHSRLLERAAKLSDANGGGSLTALPIIETQAGDIAAYIPTNVISITDGQIYLEPDLFFAGVRPAINVGISVSRVGGNAQVKAMKQVAGRLKLEMAQYREVQAFSQFASDLDKVTQMQLLRGQRLTELLKQGLHSPVSVVDQVIAIFAGTNQFLDDIKNEEVRKFEAGLLAFVHEKYPDVVETIRTTMEVSDETTETLKKAISEFLERFKAEQSA from the coding sequence ATGGCCATTCGACCAGAAGAAATCACATCGATCCTTGAGAAAGAGCTGAAGGCGTTCGACAAGAGCGTCGGCGTCGAGCACGTCGGCACAGTCCTGCAGATCGGCGACGGCATTGCGCGCGTTCACGGCCTCCCCGACTGCCAGGTCGGTGAGATGCTCGAGTTCCCCGGCGGCACCATCGGCCTCGCGCTGAACCTCGAAGAGGACTCGATCGGCGCCGTACTCATCGACGACTACGAACACATCAAGGAAGGCGACCCGGTCAAGGAAACCGGCCGGATCGTCCAGGTGCCGGTCGGCAAGGCGATGCTGGGGCGCGTCGTCAACTCGCTCGGCCAGCCGATCGACGACGGCGGCACGATCGCCGCGGAGGCGCAGTCGATGATCGAAACCGTCGCTCCTGGCGTTGTAGACCGACAGCCGGTCACCGAACCGCTCCAGACAGGCATCAAGGCGATCGACACGATGATCCCGATCGGTCGCGGTCAGCGAGAGCTGGTAATCGGAGACCGCCAGACGGGCAAGACCGCGATCTGTATCGACACGATCATCAACCAAAAACCGACGCACGAAGCGGGCGGCGACCCGGTCTACTGCATATACGTCGCCATCGGCCAGAAGCTGGCGAACGTTGCTCGCGTCGTCGAGACCTTGAGGTCGCACGGTGCGATGGAGTACACGACGGTCGTCGTTGGCGGCGCGGCCGACTCGAACGCGATGCAGTACTTGGCTCCGTCCTGCGGCGCGGCGATCGGCGAGTACTTCCGAGACAACGGAATGCACGCTTTGATCATTTACGACGATCTCTCGAAGCACGCCGTTGCGTATCGCGCTCTGTCGCTTCTGCTGCGGCGTCCGCCAGGGCGCGAGGCGTATCCAGGCGACGTTTTCTACCTGCACTCGCGGCTCTTGGAGCGAGCGGCCAAGCTGTCCGATGCGAACGGCGGCGGGTCGTTGACCGCTCTGCCGATCATCGAGACGCAGGCAGGCGACATCGCGGCGTACATCCCGACAAACGTGATCTCGATCACCGACGGCCAGATCTACCTCGAACCAGACCTGTTCTTCGCTGGCGTCCGCCCCGCGATCAACGTAGGCATCTCGGTCAGCCGCGTCGGCGGCAACGCTCAGGTGAAGGCGATGAAACAGGTCGCTGGCCGATTGAAGCTGGAGATGGCGCAGTACCGCGAGGTACAGGCGTTCTCACAGTTCGCAAGCGATCTTGACAAGGTGACGCAGATGCAGCTGCTACGAGGTCAGCGCCTGACCGAGCTGCTCAAGCAGGGGCTGCATAGCCCGGTGTCCGTGGTGGACCAGGTCATCGCCATATTCGCCGGCACGAATCAATTCCTCGACGACATCAAGAACGAGGAAGTACGCAAGTTTGAGGCCGGACTGCTTGCGTTCGTGCACGAAAAGTATCCCGACGTTGTGGAGACGATTCGCACAACAATGGAGGTGTCCGACGAGACGACTGAGACCCTCAAGAAGGCGATCTCCGAGTTCCTTGAAAGGTTCAAGGCCGAGCAGAGCGCTTAG
- the atpH gene encoding ATP synthase F1 subunit delta, whose product MDERVAKRYARALFNTALETSQAQKIEDDLKGLCAVIESSVDLQRFIASPTRTREDKLKLFESVFGDKVSDLTMNLFRLLLKRRRESLLRHVLAEFSTLKNKHEKVIHAVIASSVNLDEGQRSAIVQKISSETGRTVEPEFIVDPNMIGGVRVMYDNYVLDGTARGFLNRMRDHLLYDVLKQA is encoded by the coding sequence ATGGACGAGCGAGTCGCAAAGCGGTACGCCCGAGCCCTGTTCAACACGGCGCTTGAGACGAGCCAGGCCCAGAAGATCGAAGACGATCTCAAGGGTCTTTGCGCCGTCATCGAATCCAGCGTCGACCTGCAACGGTTCATCGCCAGCCCGACTCGGACCCGCGAAGACAAGCTGAAGCTGTTCGAGAGCGTGTTCGGCGACAAGGTTTCCGACCTGACGATGAACCTCTTCCGGCTGCTCCTCAAGCGCAGGAGGGAGAGCCTGCTCAGGCACGTCTTGGCGGAGTTCTCAACCTTGAAGAACAAGCACGAAAAGGTGATCCATGCCGTCATCGCTTCATCGGTCAACCTCGACGAGGGACAGCGTTCTGCGATCGTTCAAAAGATCTCAAGCGAGACCGGCCGGACGGTAGAGCCCGAGTTCATCGTCGACCCGAACATGATCGGCGGCGTCCGCGTGATGTACGACAACTACGTGCTGGACGGCACCGCGCGCGGATTCCTCAACCGGATGAGGGACCACCTGCTCTACGACGTTTTGAAACAGGCATAG
- the atpF gene encoding F0F1 ATP synthase subunit B, whose amino-acid sequence MNDNRILTKRRGAVSWPLLLIVAGVVLFLIGRFAMTGEAFKPKLLEGIDLHLGETVTSIGVFLFWIGAIYGMLIKPLSEAINNRTTSLEKTFTEAELLEAQMETMKAEYEARLSETEANARAQIQAEVKKAQDLRTQIQAEASAKADEMIKKAQEEIRAERDKALVNLRVHVAKVSMLAAEKIIGENMDTDRNRRLVDEFVDSVEVPKN is encoded by the coding sequence ATGAACGATAACCGTATCTTGACCAAACGTCGCGGCGCAGTGTCCTGGCCCCTTTTGCTGATAGTCGCCGGCGTGGTGCTGTTCCTGATCGGTCGGTTTGCGATGACCGGCGAAGCGTTCAAGCCGAAGCTGCTGGAAGGCATCGATCTGCATCTGGGCGAGACGGTCACTTCGATAGGAGTCTTCCTGTTCTGGATCGGCGCGATCTACGGAATGCTTATCAAGCCGCTTTCAGAAGCCATCAACAATAGAACTACTTCGCTTGAAAAGACGTTTACGGAAGCTGAGCTGCTCGAGGCTCAGATGGAAACGATGAAGGCCGAGTATGAGGCCAGACTGTCGGAGACAGAAGCGAACGCCAGAGCCCAGATCCAAGCCGAGGTCAAGAAGGCGCAGGATCTGAGGACGCAGATACAGGCCGAAGCCAGCGCGAAGGCCGACGAGATGATCAAGAAGGCGCAGGAAGAGATCAGGGCAGAGCGCGACAAGGCGCTCGTCAACCTGCGCGTGCACGTTGCGAAGGTCTCGATGCTCGCGGCAGAGAAGATCATCGGCGAGAACATGGACACCGACCGAAACCGGCGGCTCGTCGATGAGTTCGTCGACAGTGTCGAGGTGCCCAAGAACTGA
- the atpE gene encoding ATP synthase F0 subunit C has translation MLQETAGNPALIAIGVGLGMGLAVLGAGIGQGIAAGNAVSGIARQPEATGKIQTAMIIGLALIESLVIFTFVVVNGIGAKMPNYAEEAKGEAESSSLQIEDKVAMADPDSLQLGDGQVVDFESNN, from the coding sequence ATGCTTCAAGAAACAGCTGGTAATCCAGCCCTAATCGCAATCGGAGTAGGCCTCGGAATGGGGCTTGCCGTCCTCGGAGCCGGAATAGGCCAAGGCATCGCCGCAGGCAACGCCGTCAGCGGCATCGCGCGCCAGCCAGAGGCCACGGGCAAAATTCAGACGGCCATGATCATCGGTCTCGCGCTGATCGAATCCCTGGTCATCTTTACGTTCGTCGTCGTCAACGGAATCGGCGCCAAGATGCCGAACTACGCCGAGGAGGCCAAAGGTGAGGCCGAGAGTTCATCTTTGCAGATCGAGGACAAGGTAGCGATGGCCGACCCCGATTCCCTTCAGTTGGGCGACGGGCAAGTCGTCGACTTTGAATCGAACAATTAG
- the atpB gene encoding F0F1 ATP synthase subunit A encodes MIASSETQLADYAIHFYVGVVFLTMVILIYVARSGFKDRVFKKPIAQAVEQMYLFIEHMAFSIIGPHGAKYVPFLLAMWMFIFVSNMLGLMLPHTPTASWSWNLGMSLVVFVYVQIEGVRAKGGWGHLKHFAGPKLPGVLAVMALLIFPIEIISELIKIVSLSLRLYGNISGGHAVKASLDGLGSFPFGVFVMPLEILVAIIQALVFTILTTIYLSLVTHQEDDAQETHGEVAEART; translated from the coding sequence ATGATCGCGTCTAGTGAGACACAGCTCGCGGACTATGCTATCCACTTCTACGTCGGGGTCGTCTTCCTCACGATGGTGATCCTCATCTACGTGGCCCGCAGCGGGTTCAAGGATCGCGTCTTCAAGAAACCCATCGCTCAAGCTGTCGAGCAGATGTACCTCTTCATCGAGCACATGGCGTTCAGCATAATCGGCCCCCACGGCGCCAAGTACGTGCCGTTCCTGCTGGCGATGTGGATGTTCATCTTCGTGTCGAATATGCTCGGGCTCATGCTTCCGCACACGCCGACCGCGAGCTGGAGCTGGAACCTGGGCATGTCGCTGGTCGTGTTCGTCTACGTCCAGATCGAGGGAGTCCGCGCGAAAGGCGGCTGGGGGCACCTTAAGCATTTTGCCGGCCCGAAACTGCCGGGCGTGCTCGCGGTGATGGCGCTGCTCATCTTTCCGATTGAGATCATCAGCGAGCTGATCAAGATCGTCTCGCTCTCGCTCCGCCTGTACGGAAACATCAGCGGTGGGCACGCAGTCAAGGCCAGCCTGGACGGCCTCGGCTCATTTCCTTTCGGGGTTTTCGTCATGCCGCTGGAAATCCTCGTCGCCATCATCCAGGCGCTCGTCTTCACCATCCTCACAACGATTTACCTGAGCCTGGTGACTCACCAAGAGGACGATGCCCAGGAAACCCATGGCGAAGTTGCCGAGGCTCGGACATAA
- a CDS encoding AtpZ/AtpI family protein, giving the protein MPDGPEDQDDNQKPEAPGGSRFPDPPSWKYKRKERHKPRSGNGDYSGLATGVKYAYLIIAPMIAGWLVGYLIDRNSGDGTAQMWGTIIGFFVGMFILVMFTSRSKS; this is encoded by the coding sequence ATGCCCGATGGCCCCGAGGATCAGGACGATAATCAGAAGCCAGAGGCGCCTGGCGGTTCACGGTTCCCAGATCCTCCTTCCTGGAAATACAAGCGCAAGGAGCGGCATAAGCCCAGAAGCGGAAACGGTGACTACTCCGGGCTTGCGACGGGCGTCAAGTACGCGTACCTCATCATTGCGCCGATGATAGCGGGTTGGCTCGTGGGTTACCTGATCGACCGCAACTCCGGAGACGGCACTGCCCAGATGTGGGGCACCATCATCGGATTCTTCGTCGGTATGTTCATCCTGGTAATGTTCACCAGCAGATCGAAGAGCTGA
- the recG gene encoding ATP-dependent DNA helicase RecG produces MNQETASRAGGKPQRKTGLETEVQWLKGVGPKHAVSLGKLGIETVGDLLFYMPRRYEDRRNLPPIGFLKPGQQATIRGEIVDIRSRKGRGGKVILTVTVGDGTGHVRLIWFNQPWLRKTLESVKGEVIAFGMVKESRQIMEMSSPEWEAVEDDDDSEDFARITPVYPLTEGVQQWVVRRAARSAVDYFGDQLKDPLPKELRKSHDLPDLAWTVRQMHGPDGEKEQEQARRRLVFEEFLFLQLSLQMRRAEVKQEIGTVFPISKIGSDEMPDGGTLFAEGVERLPIWEELVKMLPFEMTDAQRRVTQEIFDDMERPAPMNRLLQGDVGSGKTAVAAAAMLAAVRCGWQAALMVPTEILAEQHHVNFRELFDPVGVRVGLLVGRMGARAKKKAVDGALSGELQIVVGTHALIQDKVEFAKMGLAIIDEQHRFGVMQRAALRGKARENPDVLVMTATPIPRTLTMTLYGDLDLSVIDEMPPGRKPIKTHWKLPHERPQVYASVRKLLDGKRQAYFVCPMITESIKMQTQAAVDLHYRLSEDVFKDFRVGLLHGQMKSAEKEEAMNRFRNAELDVLVSTVVIEVGVDVPNASVMVIEDANRFGLSQLHQLRGRVGRGRYQSYCVLIADGRTADAQRRLEVLVQTTDGFLIAEEDLRIRGPGDMAGTRQHGELDFRFGDLIRDGVLLEEARSAAIAVLADDPGLASKKNADILNRVKQRRSEESLITVS; encoded by the coding sequence ATGAATCAGGAGACAGCGAGCCGTGCCGGGGGCAAGCCCCAGCGGAAAACAGGCCTTGAAACCGAGGTTCAGTGGCTGAAAGGCGTCGGGCCCAAGCACGCCGTGTCGTTGGGCAAGCTGGGCATCGAAACGGTCGGCGACCTGCTGTTCTACATGCCTCGCCGGTACGAAGATCGCCGGAACCTCCCGCCGATCGGTTTCCTGAAGCCGGGGCAGCAAGCGACGATCCGCGGCGAGATCGTGGATATCCGGTCGCGCAAGGGCAGGGGCGGAAAGGTCATTCTCACCGTGACGGTCGGCGACGGCACCGGACACGTGCGGCTCATTTGGTTCAACCAGCCGTGGCTGCGAAAGACTTTGGAGAGCGTGAAGGGCGAGGTCATCGCGTTCGGCATGGTCAAAGAGTCGCGGCAGATCATGGAGATGTCCAGCCCTGAGTGGGAAGCCGTCGAAGACGACGACGACAGCGAGGACTTCGCCCGAATCACGCCGGTGTATCCGCTGACCGAGGGCGTTCAACAGTGGGTCGTGAGGCGGGCTGCCCGCTCTGCGGTCGACTACTTCGGCGATCAGCTCAAGGACCCTTTGCCGAAAGAGCTGCGCAAGAGCCACGATCTGCCCGATCTGGCTTGGACAGTCCGCCAGATGCACGGCCCCGATGGCGAGAAAGAGCAAGAGCAGGCGCGACGGAGGCTCGTGTTTGAGGAGTTCCTGTTCCTACAACTCTCGCTTCAGATGCGTCGCGCCGAAGTGAAGCAGGAGATCGGAACCGTGTTCCCGATCTCGAAGATCGGGTCTGACGAGATGCCCGACGGCGGGACGCTGTTCGCCGAGGGGGTCGAGCGTCTGCCGATTTGGGAAGAGCTGGTCAAAATGCTGCCGTTCGAGATGACCGATGCCCAGCGTCGGGTCACCCAAGAGATTTTCGACGACATGGAGCGGCCCGCGCCGATGAACAGGCTGCTGCAGGGCGACGTCGGCAGCGGCAAGACGGCGGTCGCCGCGGCCGCGATGTTGGCTGCGGTCCGGTGCGGGTGGCAAGCGGCGCTCATGGTACCGACCGAAATCCTCGCGGAACAGCACCACGTCAACTTCCGCGAACTGTTCGACCCGGTGGGCGTTCGAGTTGGGCTGCTGGTCGGCAGGATGGGAGCGCGGGCCAAGAAGAAGGCCGTCGACGGGGCTTTATCAGGAGAGCTGCAGATCGTGGTCGGCACCCACGCCTTGATCCAAGACAAGGTCGAGTTCGCCAAGATGGGCCTGGCGATCATCGACGAGCAGCACAGGTTCGGCGTCATGCAGCGCGCTGCGCTGAGGGGGAAGGCGCGGGAGAACCCCGATGTTCTGGTGATGACCGCGACGCCGATCCCTCGAACGCTGACGATGACGCTGTACGGCGACCTCGACCTCTCCGTGATCGACGAGATGCCGCCGGGCCGAAAGCCGATCAAGACGCATTGGAAGCTCCCCCACGAGCGGCCACAGGTCTACGCTTCGGTCCGCAAGCTCTTGGACGGCAAGCGCCAGGCGTACTTCGTCTGCCCGATGATCACAGAGAGCATCAAGATGCAGACACAGGCGGCGGTGGACCTCCACTACCGCCTCAGCGAGGACGTTTTCAAGGACTTCCGCGTCGGCCTGTTGCACGGCCAGATGAAGTCGGCCGAGAAGGAGGAGGCGATGAATCGGTTCCGGAACGCCGAGCTCGACGTGCTCGTTTCGACGGTGGTGATCGAGGTCGGCGTCGATGTGCCAAACGCCAGCGTGATGGTGATCGAAGACGCAAACCGGTTCGGCCTCAGCCAGTTGCACCAGCTCCGCGGGCGCGTCGGTCGGGGCCGTTATCAGAGCTACTGCGTGCTGATCGCCGACGGTCGGACGGCGGACGCGCAAAGGAGGCTGGAGGTGCTGGTGCAGACCACGGATGGCTTCCTGATCGCCGAAGAGGACCTGAGAATACGCGGCCCCGGCGACATGGCGGGAACGCGCCAGCACGGCGAACTCGACTTCCGGTTTGGCGATTTAATCCGGGACGGCGTGCTGCTCGAAGAGGCTCGCAGCGCGGCGATCGCTGTACTTGCGGACGACCCGGGCTTAGCGTCCAAGAAGAACGCAGATATACTGAACCGAGTGAAGCAGCGGCGCTCTGAAGAATCGTTGATCACCGTGTCATGA
- a CDS encoding protein kinase, producing the protein MPSAKAITDGDIVDQKYRVVASISHGGAAKLYEVEQLSLGARRALKLSHPLYARGPRAKTFDRTFENEIRLLSSITHRNVVKIVDAGEVEHAGKIRPFYVMELMPSADGDEPTLSALFRSISDGTEIIDCFRQVLTGLEYLHSQEILHCDIKPSNLLYLRLPNGELEVRIADLGCAKPLSFKTGDSATIEFLADTPLFGSHRYAPNYARELIGKKVSRALLSEFLPHLDLYCLGTTFCELVSQKTIPAKSDRDFDELLEHIKPNIKSELTASDLHLMKSFIRRLLVSDRNDPHCYRSASQALLDFEKLSASYTEPLGVPEFRVERSEQKVNLATHRVSLSSRAQALVDHPMFQRLRFQNQLNLVERVFPDAKHSRFAHSLATFSVVKQYVRALISDPTARILMFPKDHSLLLASALLHDIGHYPLAHALDDLCTPREATENLFKGRPPEFHSRMSRYFLNFKGTTAATDGSEQNIDKSLADILDEPAWGLDYRQVVSLIEGEGTSEVAHLQTSIIDGPIDADKVAYLTSDSLFTGVGYGSGVDLDALLDGLIAIPEQGDRNAQIGVAEKAIMAAESIVIARYHMYARVYWHHANRAMMAMIKYVARKLFIDATGFGFKEYVYRSMFMTDYEAVALLSLEFEINFPAESNPLVSLLSGGRGHYRRLIEITDRGKYKITYKHLIGLDSAGVEALRLRITNIISESGIATIDHASCVLLDIPRIDPEEDASREIFVRTKMLGSAQGYSIEPLSRISGVSKSVFENFQSLVKKIRVFVPQKVRDDLMSTGKFATVQNDILKMLPTTKRR; encoded by the coding sequence ATGCCGAGCGCGAAAGCAATCACCGACGGCGACATCGTAGATCAGAAGTATCGAGTGGTAGCATCCATCTCTCATGGTGGTGCAGCTAAACTGTACGAGGTTGAACAGCTCAGCCTAGGAGCTCGACGGGCACTCAAACTTTCGCATCCACTATATGCTCGCGGCCCACGCGCGAAGACCTTTGATAGAACGTTCGAGAACGAAATACGCTTGCTATCTTCAATCACACATCGCAATGTAGTGAAGATTGTCGACGCGGGAGAAGTCGAGCATGCAGGCAAGATCCGTCCATTCTACGTGATGGAACTGATGCCCTCGGCTGATGGCGACGAACCAACATTGTCCGCACTTTTCAGGTCTATCTCTGATGGGACTGAAATCATCGATTGCTTTCGTCAAGTTCTCACGGGTCTAGAGTATCTTCACTCACAAGAGATTCTGCACTGCGATATTAAGCCCTCGAATCTTCTTTACTTGCGCTTGCCGAATGGGGAACTAGAGGTAAGAATTGCGGATCTCGGATGCGCTAAACCCCTTTCCTTCAAAACAGGTGATTCTGCCACAATTGAGTTCCTTGCAGATACGCCTCTCTTCGGCTCACATAGGTATGCACCAAATTACGCACGTGAACTCATCGGAAAGAAAGTCTCACGAGCATTGCTCTCAGAATTTTTACCACATCTTGACCTATACTGCCTAGGCACTACATTCTGTGAATTGGTTTCGCAAAAGACAATTCCAGCGAAATCCGATCGTGATTTTGACGAGCTCCTCGAACACATTAAGCCAAATATCAAGTCTGAGCTAACTGCAAGTGATCTGCACCTCATGAAATCCTTTATACGTCGCTTGCTAGTGAGTGATCGAAACGATCCACATTGCTACCGATCAGCTTCTCAGGCTCTGCTGGACTTTGAGAAACTGTCAGCGTCATATACCGAACCACTTGGAGTGCCTGAATTTCGAGTTGAGCGCTCAGAGCAAAAAGTCAATCTCGCAACACACCGTGTATCGCTGTCCAGCAGGGCTCAGGCACTTGTCGACCACCCTATGTTTCAGCGATTACGGTTTCAGAATCAGCTCAATCTTGTAGAGCGTGTGTTTCCAGATGCTAAGCACTCTAGATTTGCCCACTCTCTAGCAACTTTCTCTGTCGTCAAACAATATGTTCGAGCCCTTATCTCAGATCCTACAGCAAGGATATTGATGTTCCCAAAGGATCACTCTCTACTTCTCGCGTCGGCCCTTCTTCACGATATTGGGCACTACCCGCTCGCCCATGCACTAGATGACCTCTGTACTCCTCGCGAGGCTACGGAAAACTTGTTCAAGGGACGTCCGCCCGAATTCCATAGCAGAATGTCCCGCTATTTCCTGAACTTCAAGGGCACAACTGCAGCTACCGATGGCAGTGAGCAAAACATTGACAAGTCGCTGGCCGACATACTTGATGAACCAGCTTGGGGACTGGATTATAGGCAAGTAGTTTCGCTCATAGAAGGAGAGGGGACATCGGAGGTTGCACACTTGCAAACTTCCATTATTGATGGACCAATCGATGCAGACAAGGTTGCATATCTGACGTCCGATAGCCTTTTCACTGGCGTTGGTTATGGATCCGGAGTTGATTTGGACGCGTTGCTTGATGGACTGATTGCCATCCCCGAGCAGGGCGATCGTAATGCGCAGATCGGAGTAGCTGAGAAAGCAATTATGGCGGCAGAAAGCATTGTGATTGCCCGATACCACATGTACGCGAGAGTGTATTGGCACCATGCTAATCGAGCGATGATGGCTATGATCAAGTACGTTGCTCGCAAGCTGTTTATTGATGCGACAGGATTTGGTTTTAAAGAATATGTCTACCGAAGTATGTTCATGACTGATTACGAGGCCGTTGCCCTGCTGTCACTAGAGTTTGAAATCAATTTTCCGGCTGAGTCCAATCCGCTAGTGAGTCTGCTAAGTGGAGGGCGAGGTCATTACCGTCGCTTGATCGAGATCACAGACAGGGGCAAGTACAAGATTACATATAAACACCTTATAGGATTGGATTCTGCAGGCGTCGAGGCGCTACGACTAAGAATTACGAACATCATCAGCGAATCTGGCATCGCAACTATCGATCATGCTAGTTGTGTCTTACTAGACATTCCCCGCATTGATCCAGAAGAAGATGCAAGTAGGGAAATATTTGTGCGCACCAAGATGCTTGGAAGTGCGCAGGGATACAGCATCGAACCTCTCAGCCGTATTTCTGGAGTGTCCAAGTCTGTGTTCGAGAATTTTCAGTCGTTGGTCAAGAAGATACGCGTATTCGTACCTCAGAAGGTGCGAGACGATCTTATGTCCACTGGCAAGTTCGCAACAGTCCAGAATGACATTCTAAAGATGCTGCCTACAACTAAGAGACGATAG